Below is a genomic region from Gammaproteobacteria bacterium.
CGACCTGATGGAACGTTCGAATGGAATTTGACCTGGACAAGGCGCGAATCAACATGATCGAGCAGCAGATCCGTCCCTGGGACGTGCTGGATCAGAAGGTGCTGGACACGATTGCCGCGGTGCCTCGCGAGAACTTTGTCCCCGCCGCCTGGCGCAACCTCGCGTTCGCGGATTTCGGGATTCCGCTCGGACACGGGCAGGTGATGATGGAGCCGAAACTGGAAGGCCGGATGCTGCAGGAACTGGAGATCGGACCCGAGGACCGGATCCTGGAGATCGGCACCGGCAGCGGATACGTGACCGCCTGTCTCGCGCGCCTGGGTCGCGAGGTCGACAGTATCGAGATCCACGAGGATTTTTCCTCCGAGGCCGCTGGCCGGCTTCAACGGGCGTCAATCGGCAACGCGTCGCTGCTCAATGGCGACGCCTCCTCTGGCTGGGACAACGGGAAACGCTATGACGTGATCGCGGTAACGGGATCGCTGCCCGAGTATCAATCCGACTTCGAGCACTCCCTTGAGATCGGCGGCCGCCTGTTCGTGATCGTCGGGGAGGCGCCCGCCATGACCGCGCTATTGATAAGGTGCGCGAGCGAATCGGAAGTCACCCGTACGAAGCTGTTCGAGACCGTGCTCGTGCCACTCGAGAATGCCGTGAAACCGGCCGAGTTCGTTTTCTGAGGAGGCTCCGAGCAAGATGGGCGAGACGAACACAGCGCAAGGTGCGCGAAGTGACGCGGTGGAACCCGTTCACGCAGAAAGGCGACACAGCGAGCACCACACATCACAGGCAGGCACCGTCGCAGCGGTCTGTGCAGAACTGCCCTGACGACCGTGCGAAACCTCACGCCTTTCGCCCTGCAGGAGTACCTGGAAACGGCGGACCCCGCGCCGCTCCTCCTGGACGTCCGGGAGCCTTGGGAGTACCAGCGTGTGCACCTGCCCGAATCGCAACTCGTCCCGATGCGCCAGATCCCCGCGGCGGCGCAATCCCTGGAGACCGACCGGGAGATCGTCGTGATCTGTCATCACGGCGTTCGCAGCCGGCAGGTCGCCATGTTCCTGGAGTCGAGGGGATTCGGGCGAGTCATCAACCTGCAAGGTGGCATCGATGCCTGGGCGCGTGAACTCGATCCGTCGATGCCGACCTATTGAAGGACGCGTCAAACAGGCATTGAACCGGAAATCAGGCCCGATCGCATCGTCACTTCGACCCTGGATAGAGCACTTAGGAGACCGGCATTCATGTCGCTGACACAAACCCTGCGCTTAGTGACCGTCATGGCAGTCCTGATCCCTGGCGCGCACGCCAGTGCCGCGGATCTCAATCAGGTCTACGATCTCGCCCTGACCCGGGATGCAGTCTATCAGGCGGCACAGGCCCAGTACCTTGCCGCGCGGGAGGCCACGCCCCAGGCGCGCTCGTTCCTGCTGCCGCAGTTCAACGCTTATGCTGATTATGGCCAGTCAGACACCTCGATCCGTAAAGACCAGACGTTCGGCGACCGGGACTTCAACTCCGGGCAGACCCAGTACGGCCTGAACGCCACTCAGGTCATCTTCGACCGGGAACTGTTCATCGGCCTCGACCAGGCGGAAAAGAGCGTCATGCAGGCCGAAGCCGAGGTCGAGGCCGCCCGGCAGGACCTGATCCTACGCACCGCCTCGGCCTATTTCGAGGTCCTGTCGGCCGAGGACACCGTGCGCTTTAC
It encodes:
- a CDS encoding protein-L-isoaspartate O-methyltransferase, translated to MEFDLDKARINMIEQQIRPWDVLDQKVLDTIAAVPRENFVPAAWRNLAFADFGIPLGHGQVMMEPKLEGRMLQELEIGPEDRILEIGTGSGYVTACLARLGREVDSIEIHEDFSSEAAGRLQRASIGNASLLNGDASSGWDNGKRYDVIAVTGSLPEYQSDFEHSLEIGGRLFVIVGEAPAMTALLIRCASESEVTRTKLFETVLVPLENAVKPAEFVF
- a CDS encoding sulfurtransferase, producing MRNLTPFALQEYLETADPAPLLLDVREPWEYQRVHLPESQLVPMRQIPAAAQSLETDREIVVICHHGVRSRQVAMFLESRGFGRVINLQGGIDAWARELDPSMPTY